The genome window ATAATGCTTTCTTGATAGGTGTTGGTTTTGGTTCAGCTTTTCTAAAAAGCTGAAAATTTTGTTACTTTTGTTTCCAAAAGTAATCTTGAGTAATAAAATTATAAATTACGATAAGTTATAAAGATAAAGATTTTATCGTTTCGTAAACGATTTTCAAGTTCCCCTCTTTGACGCATAGCGGTAGAGAGGGGAATTTAAGGGGTGAGTATCTTCAAATTCTTATGAATCCAGCGACTTCATCGCTGGGAAAGGAGTTACCTTTTTCACCAAAAAAAAGATAAATAAAAAAGCTATTAAAATTTATTCACTTGCCTTAAATTTTATAGCATCGATAATTAGACTGAGAGAAATAATAATGAGTGATACTTATATAACTTTGGCAAAAGAATTAGTTGAATCAAGATTATCCAGCAGAGTAATAAAAATTGAGAGATTTAAAACAGGGTTATGTCATTTTGTTTATGATGTGCTTCTTGAGAATAATGAAGAACTGGTTATACGGATTTCCGGTGCTGATGTTGAACTGAATGGTGGACTTTACTGGAATAGAAAATTACAAGAGTTGAATATTCCTGTACCAGAAATTATAGATTATGGCACATTCAAAGAAAAGCTTTATTCTATACATAAAAAAATTCCAGGTGATGACATCGGAAATATCTATTCTGGATTGACGAAGCAAAATAAAATTGAAATTGTAAAACAATTAGTAGCAATTCAAACCAAAGTATCTGAAAATATTCGGGCTAATGGATATGGCTATGCTCTATCACTTGATGATAAGAACTTAAAGTCAAAATGGTCTGACATTGTGGGAAGATCAATAAATCAAGCAAGAGAATTTATAAATAAAGCAGGTATATTTGACTTAAGTTATGTGGATAGAGTTCAGCAAAAATACAGAGAATTTGTAAGCTATTTTGAAACTATCAAACCCGTGGCATTTCTTGATGATATCACAACAAAAAATGTTATTATTCACGAAGGTAAACTTTCAGGCATTGTCGATACAGATACGATCTGTTTTGGCGATAAATTATGGCATTTAGGGCTCACCAAAATGGCGTTACTTTCATCAAAACTTGATACAGACTATATCGAATTATTTATCCACGAATACAATTTGTCTGATTTTGAAATTCAAGTAACTAACTTTTATACTGCTTGTTGTTGTATATACTTTATGGGTGAAATCGGACAAAAATTTAATAAAGAGCTTGTAACAATTGATTATAATTTGGTAGATTATTACAAAGAATGTTTTGAAACTTTAATTTAGGAGGAGAATGTGGAAGAGGACAGAAAATATACACAATTGTTCGATAACGACGGTAAAATTGCACGTTGGCCGTCAAAGAGAAAATATCAGCTAATGCTTATAAACCATATGGCTACGAAAGTACCTGCTGACAAGGATTTTATAGAACGGGAAGTAAATGAGATTATTAAGGCTGAGATAACTATCGATGATTTTGTACTTTTTAGAAGAGAGATGATCGAGCAAAAAGTTTTGAACAGAACAGCAGACGGTAAAACTTACAGGAAAAATCCAGATTTTAAAGAGATTGTGGTGGAGTAGGAGAAGAAATTCTCTATTCTTGTTGAGACGCTCTGCTGTGCGTCTCTTTTTTAGCATCGAATGAGACCTGAAGGGATAAAGAAGGTAAAACAAGAGGTGATATGATTTTTTATAATCAACTTTTTCTTTACTTTTTAAAAAGCCAAAATATTGTTATTATTGATGTAATAAAATATATTGGGACAAATTATGAAAAAGATACCTTATGGAATAGCTAATTTTGAAAAACTCAAAGAGTTTAACGAGCATTATTTTATTGATAAAACTAAATTTATAGAAGAGATAGAAAAATTAGGTAGTTCATACCTTTTTTTTTTAAGACCTCGTCGTTTTGGTAAATCACTTTTCATCTCCATGTTGGAACATTATTATGACATAAACAGAAAGGATCAATTTGATGATCTTTTTAGCGATACATATATTGGAAGAAATCCGACAAAACTAAGGAATAGTTTTCCGATTTTGAAATTAAATTTCTCAGGTATACCAACCGATAAAGATTTGGATACTATTGAAAATTCGTTTAATCTTAAAATTCGTGACAATGTCAGGTCCTTTTATTTTAGATATTCAAGTGTTTTTCCAATTCTAGAAAATTTTAATGAAGAGTTTGCTGGATTAAAACAGGCCGGAGATATTTTAAATCATTTTATTGAGATCATGAGCGATCTGAATATCAAATATTATCTTTTGATAGACGAATATGATAATTTTGCCAACAATATTCTTATTCATCATGGAAAAGAGAGATATACCAGAGTAACTCATCAGGCTGGATTTTTGAGAAGTTTTTTTGCAGTCATCAAAGTAGCTACAGAGTCCAGAACAATTGAGAGAATGTTTATAACTGGGGTTTCACCTCTAGTTTTATCCGATGTAACTAGCGGAATGAATATTGGTGACAACATCTCATTTGAAGTTAATTTTAACTCGATGATTGGTTTTACACAAGATGAAGTAAATGAAATTCTAGATTATTACATAGATGAAAAGATAGTTAATAAAAACCAAAGAGAAGCAATACTAAAAATCTTAAGAGAGTATTACGATAATTATTGTTTTTCAGAAAAAACAGAAGAGAAAATATATAATTCTGATATGATTTTATATTTTTTTAATAAATATATTCAAGCAGGAAAGATTCCAAATAATTTGATAGATGAAAATGTTAGAACTGATTACGGTAAATTGAAATTTCTATTATCAGCAGATAAGAAGTTGAACGGGAATTTTTCAATTCTTTCCAGACTTATAGAAAATGGCGAGATTGATACAGATTTGTATCATAGTTTTGCCTTAAACGATATTTTGGAAAATGATAAATTTAAATCCTTTCTATACTATTTAGGATTGGTTACAATCAAGGACCATGTTTTTGGAAGTAATTTTATTCTTACTATTCCAAATGAAACAATCAATACTATGATGGTTGATTATATCAGAAGAGGTTTAGATGATAGCTTTGATTTAAGCATTAAAGTTGATTTTCTTAAAAGAGAGTTTAAAAAGCTAGCTTTTGATGGTGAATGGAAACCGATAATTACCTATATCCTTGAAAAGTTTTATGAAGCAACGTCATTACGTGATTTTATCTTAAAAGAACATAGCATCAAAATGTTTATGTTGGCTTTCCTGAATGTTACACCACTTTACTTTGTGGAAA of Candidatus Delongbacteria bacterium contains these proteins:
- a CDS encoding DUF2087 domain-containing protein; translated protein: MEEDRKYTQLFDNDGKIARWPSKRKYQLMLINHMATKVPADKDFIEREVNEIIKAEITIDDFVLFRREMIEQKVLNRTADGKTYRKNPDFKEIVVE
- a CDS encoding AAA family ATPase, with amino-acid sequence MKKIPYGIANFEKLKEFNEHYFIDKTKFIEEIEKLGSSYLFFLRPRRFGKSLFISMLEHYYDINRKDQFDDLFSDTYIGRNPTKLRNSFPILKLNFSGIPTDKDLDTIENSFNLKIRDNVRSFYFRYSSVFPILENFNEEFAGLKQAGDILNHFIEIMSDLNIKYYLLIDEYDNFANNILIHHGKERYTRVTHQAGFLRSFFAVIKVATESRTIERMFITGVSPLVLSDVTSGMNIGDNISFEVNFNSMIGFTQDEVNEILDYYIDEKIVNKNQREAILKILREYYDNYCFSEKTEEKIYNSDMILYFFNKYIQAGKIPNNLIDENVRTDYGKLKFLLSADKKLNGNFSILSRLIENGEIDTDLYHSFALNDILENDKFKSFLYYLGLVTIKDHVFGSNFILTIPNETINTMMVDYIRRGLDDSFDLSIKVDFLKREFKKLAFDGEWKPIITYILEKFYEATSLRDFILKEHSIKMFMLAFLNVTPLYFVESEPEMNKGYADIFLRKDYGTTDLTKYEYLIELKYIKAEEYRQVKKEELNGELILEEVPKEYIEKVKVEAISQLNNYAKSRNITCKLKKIVIVCSARELLTLEEVGEV